The following are from one region of the Streptococcus sp. 1643 genome:
- a CDS encoding DUF2130 domain-containing protein: MNEIKCPNCGEVFTVNESQYAELLSQVRTVEFDKELHERMKQELALAEQKAMNEQQTKLAQKDQEIAQLQSQIQKFDTEKELAKKEVEQTSHEALLAKDKEVQALESQLATLRLEHENQLQKTLSDLEKERDQIKNQLLLQEKENELSLASVKQNYEAQLKAASEQVEFYKNFKAQQSTKAIGESLEHYAESEFNKVRSFAFPNAYFEKDNKVSTRGSKGDFIFRECDENGVEIISIMFEMKNEADGTEKKHKNSDFYKELDKDRREKNCEYAVLVSMLEADDDSFNTGIVDVSHVYEKMYVVRPQFFIQLIGLLRNAALNSLKYKQELALVREQNIDITHFEEDLDAFKVAFAKNYNSASTNFGKAIDEIDKAIKRMEEVKKFLTTSENQLRLANNKLEDVSVKKLTRKNPTMKAKFEALKGE; the protein is encoded by the coding sequence ATGAACGAAATCAAATGTCCCAACTGTGGGGAAGTCTTTACAGTAAATGAAAGTCAGTATGCCGAACTTTTATCCCAAGTGAGAACTGTTGAGTTTGATAAGGAATTGCACGAGCGAATGAAGCAGGAGCTGGCCTTGGCTGAGCAGAAGGCTATGAATGAGCAACAGACTAAACTGGCTCAAAAAGACCAAGAAATTGCGCAACTGCAGAGTCAAATCCAAAAGTTTGATACAGAGAAGGAATTGGCCAAGAAAGAAGTTGAACAGACAAGCCATGAGGCCTTATTAGCAAAGGACAAGGAAGTGCAGGCCTTGGAAAGCCAATTGGCTACATTGCGTTTAGAGCATGAAAATCAACTGCAAAAGACCCTTTCTGACCTAGAAAAAGAACGGGATCAGATCAAAAATCAACTCCTCTTGCAAGAAAAGGAAAATGAGTTGTCTTTGGCTTCTGTTAAGCAGAATTACGAAGCCCAGCTCAAGGCTGCTAGTGAACAAGTCGAATTTTACAAGAATTTCAAAGCCCAACAATCTACAAAAGCTATCGGGGAAAGTCTAGAACACTATGCGGAGAGTGAATTCAATAAGGTTCGCAGTTTTGCCTTTCCAAATGCCTACTTTGAGAAGGATAACAAGGTTTCTACGCGTGGGTCTAAAGGCGACTTTATCTTCCGTGAATGTGATGAAAATGGGGTGGAAATCATTTCCATTATGTTTGAAATGAAAAATGAAGCGGACGGAACAGAGAAGAAGCACAAGAATTCGGACTTCTACAAGGAGTTGGATAAAGACCGTCGGGAGAAGAACTGTGAGTATGCAGTTTTAGTAAGTATGCTTGAAGCTGATGACGACTCCTTTAATACAGGCATTGTCGATGTTAGCCATGTGTATGAGAAGATGTATGTGGTTCGTCCCCAGTTCTTTATCCAGTTGATTGGTCTCCTGCGAAATGCGGCTCTTAATTCTTTGAAATACAAGCAAGAGTTGGCCTTAGTCCGGGAGCAAAATATTGATATTACGCATTTTGAGGAAGATTTGGATGCCTTCAAAGTAGCTTTTGCCAAAAACTACAACTCTGCTTCAACCAACTTTGGTAAAGCCATCGATGAAATCGATAAAGCCATCAAGCGTATGGAAGAGGTTAAGAAATTCCTAACAACATCCGAAAACCAACTCCGCTTAGCTAACAACAAGCTTGAAGATGTTTCGGTCAAAAAATTGACTCGTAAAAATCCAACCATGAAAGCGAAGTTTGAAGCGTTGAAGGGGGAGTAG
- the gyrA gene encoding DNA gyrase subunit A, translating into MQDKNLVNVNLTKEMKTSFIDYAMSVIVARALPDVRDGLKPVHRRILYGMNELGVTPDKPHKKSARITGDVMGKYHPHGDSSIYEAMVRMAQWWSYRYMLVDGHGNFGSMDGDGAAAQRYTEARMSKIALEMLRDINKNTVDFVDNYDANEREPLVLPARFPNLLVNGATGIAVGMATNIPPHNLGETIDAVKLVMDNPEVTTKDLMEVLPGPDFPTGALVMGKSGIHKAYETGKGSIVLRSRTEIETTKTGRERIVVTEFPYMVNKTKVHEHIVRLVQEKRIEGITAVRDESNREGVRFVIEVKRDASANVILNNLFKMTQMQTNFGFNMLAIQNGVPKILSLRQILDAYIEHQKEVVVRRTRFDKEKAEARAHILEGLLIALDHIDEVIRIIRASETDAEAQAELMSKFKLSERQSQAILDMRLRRLTGLERDKIQSEYDDLIALIADLADILAKPERVAQIIKEELDEVKRKFGDKRRTELMIGEVLTLEDEDLIEETDVLITLSNKGYIKRLDQGEFTAQKRGGRGVQGTGVKDDDFVRELVSTSTHDHLLFFTNKGRVYRLKGYEIPEYGRTAKGLPVVNLLKLDEGESIQTIINVESERSDDAYLFFTTRHGIVKRTSVKEFANIRQNGLKALNLKDEDELINVLLTEEDTDIIIGTKFGYAVRFNQSAVRDMSRIATGVRGVNLREGDTVVGASVITNQDEVLIITEKGYGKRTLATEYPTKGRGGKGMKTANVAEKNGPLAGLLTVKGDEDLMIITDTGVMIRTNVANISQTGRSTMGVKVMRLDQDAKIVTFTTVAAAEKEEVGTEIETEGEA; encoded by the coding sequence ATGCAGGATAAAAACTTAGTGAATGTCAATCTGACAAAGGAGATGAAGACCAGCTTTATCGACTACGCCATGAGCGTTATCGTCGCGCGGGCCCTTCCTGATGTTCGAGATGGCTTAAAACCTGTTCACCGTCGTATTCTTTACGGAATGAATGAACTAGGTGTTACACCAGACAAACCTCATAAAAAATCAGCCCGTATTACAGGGGATGTTATGGGTAAATACCACCCACACGGAGATTCCTCTATTTACGAAGCCATGGTTCGTATGGCCCAGTGGTGGAGCTACCGTTACATGCTTGTTGATGGGCATGGAAACTTTGGTTCTATGGACGGGGATGGTGCAGCCGCGCAACGGTACACTGAGGCACGTATGAGCAAGATTGCTCTTGAAATGCTTCGTGATATCAATAAAAACACCGTTGATTTCGTAGATAACTACGATGCTAACGAACGTGAACCCTTGGTTTTGCCAGCTCGTTTTCCAAACCTTTTGGTCAATGGGGCAACTGGTATCGCTGTTGGGATGGCAACCAATATTCCACCTCACAACTTGGGTGAAACCATTGATGCAGTGAAGTTGGTTATGGATAATCCTGAAGTGACGACTAAGGACTTGATGGAAGTCTTGCCTGGTCCAGATTTTCCGACTGGTGCTCTTGTTATGGGGAAATCAGGGATTCATAAGGCTTATGAGACTGGTAAAGGTTCCATTGTCCTTCGTTCTCGTACAGAGATTGAAACCACTAAGACGGGTCGTGAGCGTATCGTTGTAACGGAATTCCCTTATATGGTTAATAAAACCAAGGTACATGAGCATATTGTTCGCTTAGTTCAGGAAAAACGAATTGAGGGCATTACAGCCGTACGTGATGAGTCCAACCGTGAAGGCGTTCGCTTTGTAATCGAGGTTAAACGCGACGCGTCTGCCAACGTTATCCTTAACAACCTCTTCAAGATGACCCAGATGCAAACCAACTTTGGTTTCAACATGCTCGCGATTCAAAATGGCGTGCCAAAAATCTTGTCCCTTCGTCAAATTTTGGATGCTTATATCGAGCACCAAAAAGAAGTGGTTGTTCGCCGTACTCGTTTTGACAAGGAAAAAGCAGAAGCGCGTGCGCACATCTTAGAAGGTCTTTTAATTGCACTTGACCATATCGACGAAGTGATTCGTATCATTCGTGCCAGTGAAACAGATGCGGAAGCGCAAGCTGAGTTGATGAGCAAGTTCAAGCTTTCTGAACGTCAAAGTCAAGCTATCCTTGATATGCGTCTTCGTCGTTTGACAGGATTGGAACGTGATAAGATTCAGTCTGAATATGATGACTTAATTGCTTTGATTGCAGATTTGGCTGATATTCTTGCCAAACCTGAGCGCGTGGCGCAAATTATCAAAGAGGAATTGGACGAAGTCAAACGCAAGTTTGGTGACAAGCGTCGTACGGAGTTGATGATTGGAGAAGTCTTAACTCTTGAAGATGAAGATTTGATTGAAGAAACGGATGTCTTGATTACCCTATCTAACAAGGGCTATATCAAACGTTTGGACCAAGGTGAGTTCACTGCTCAAAAACGTGGTGGCCGTGGAGTTCAAGGTACGGGAGTTAAGGATGATGACTTTGTGCGTGAGTTGGTTTCAACCAGCACCCATGATCATTTGCTCTTCTTTACCAATAAAGGACGCGTATACCGACTAAAAGGTTATGAAATACCTGAATACGGTCGTACTGCTAAGGGCTTGCCAGTTGTCAATCTATTGAAGTTGGACGAAGGTGAGAGCATTCAGACCATCATCAACGTTGAGTCTGAACGTAGTGATGACGCCTATCTCTTCTTTACAACTCGTCACGGTATTGTGAAGAGAACCAGTGTTAAAGAGTTCGCTAATATTCGTCAAAATGGACTGAAAGCCTTGAATCTCAAGGATGAAGACGAATTGATTAATGTCTTGCTGACAGAAGAAGATACGGATATTATCATTGGTACCAAGTTTGGTTATGCTGTTCGCTTTAATCAATCAGCTGTTCGTGACATGAGCCGTATCGCGACTGGTGTTCGAGGAGTCAATCTTCGTGAGGGTGACACAGTAGTTGGCGCTAGCGTGATTACAAACCAAGATGAGGTTCTTATTATCACTGAAAAAGGATATGGTAAACGTACACTTGCTACTGAATATCCTACTAAAGGCCGTGGTGGTAAAGGGATGAAGACAGCCAATGTTGCTGAGAAGAATGGTCCTCTGGCAGGTCTCCTCACTGTTAAGGGAGATGAAGACCTGATGATTATCACAGATACAGGTGTCATGATCCGTACAAACGTTGCCAATATTTCACAAACGGGACGCTCAACTATGGGAGTTAAGGTGATGCGTCTAGATCAGGATGCTAAGATTGTGACCTTTACAACGGTTGCTGCGGCAGAAAAAGAAGAAGTTGGGACTGAAATTGAAACAGAAGGTGAAGCATAA
- a CDS encoding formate/nitrite transporter family protein, translating to MVSSEFISKIEFACKKKESLYSQSKFKYAIRSMFAGAFLTFSTAAGAVGADLINKIAPGSGRFLFPFVFAWGLAYIVFLNAELVTSNMMFLTAGSFLKKISWRRTAEILLYCTLFNLIGALIAGWGFAHSAAYANLTHDSFISGVVEMKLGRSNELVLLEGILANIFVNIAILSFVLVKDGGAKLWLVLSAIYMFVFLTNEHIAANFASFAIVKFSVAADSIANFDIPNILRHWGVTFVGNFIGGGLLMGLPYAFLNKNEDTYVD from the coding sequence ATGGTCTCTTCAGAATTTATTTCAAAGATTGAATTTGCTTGCAAAAAGAAAGAAAGTCTTTATAGTCAAAGTAAGTTTAAGTATGCGATTCGTTCCATGTTTGCAGGTGCTTTTCTGACATTTAGTACGGCTGCGGGCGCAGTTGGGGCTGACTTGATTAATAAGATCGCTCCAGGTAGTGGACGTTTCCTCTTCCCATTTGTTTTTGCTTGGGGATTGGCCTACATTGTTTTCTTAAATGCTGAACTGGTAACTTCAAATATGATGTTCTTGACAGCTGGTAGTTTCTTGAAAAAAATCTCTTGGAGAAGAACAGCTGAGATCTTACTTTACTGTACCTTGTTCAATCTCATCGGAGCTTTGATAGCAGGTTGGGGCTTTGCCCACTCAGCAGCCTATGCAAATCTAACACATGATAGCTTCATTTCAGGGGTTGTAGAGATGAAGTTAGGCCGTTCAAATGAATTAGTCTTGCTTGAAGGTATTTTAGCCAATATCTTTGTAAACATTGCCATTCTTTCATTCGTTTTGGTGAAAGACGGTGGCGCAAAACTTTGGCTTGTTTTGTCAGCAATTTACATGTTTGTATTCTTAACAAACGAACACATTGCTGCGAACTTTGCTTCTTTTGCGATTGTTAAGTTCAGCGTTGCAGCAGATTCAATTGCTAACTTTGACATACCTAATATTCTTCGTCACTGGGGTGTAACCTTTGTCGGAAACTTTATCGGAGGAGGTCTCTTGATGGGCTTGCCATACGCTTTCCTCAATAAAAACGAAGATACTTATGTCGATTAA
- a CDS encoding O-acetylhomoserine aminocarboxypropyltransferase/cysteine synthase family protein translates to MTRDFKFETLQLHAGQVVDPATKSRAVPIYQTTSFVFDDTQEGADLFALRKPGNIYTRITNPTTAAFEERIAALEGGVGALATASGMAAVTYTILALAHAGDHVVAASTIYGGTFNLLKETLPRYGITTTFVDVDNLEEVEAAINDNTKLVLIETLGNPLINIPDLEKLAEIAHKHQIPLVSDNTFATPYLINVFSHGVDIAIHSATKFIGGHGTTIGGVIVDSGRFDWEASGKFPQFVEEDPSYHNLSYTRDVGAAAFIIAVRVQLLRDTGAALSPFNAFLLLQGLETLSLRVERHVQNAEKIVDFLVNHPKVEKVNYPKLADSPYHALAEKYLPKGVGSIFTFHVKGGETEARKVIDNLEIFSDLANVADAKSLVVHPATTTHGQLSEKDLEAAGVTPNQIRLSIGLENVEDLIEDLRLALEKI, encoded by the coding sequence ATGACTCGTGATTTTAAATTTGAAACTCTACAATTACATGCTGGGCAAGTAGTTGATCCAGCAACTAAGTCTCGTGCAGTACCGATTTATCAAACAACATCCTTCGTTTTTGATGACACGCAAGAAGGTGCCGATCTGTTTGCCTTGAGAAAACCAGGGAATATCTATACTCGTATTACCAACCCTACAACAGCAGCCTTTGAGGAAAGAATCGCTGCTCTTGAAGGTGGTGTTGGAGCACTAGCGACAGCATCAGGGATGGCTGCTGTAACCTACACTATTTTGGCGCTTGCTCACGCAGGTGACCATGTGGTGGCAGCGTCAACTATTTACGGAGGGACCTTCAACCTCTTGAAAGAAACCCTTCCTCGTTATGGGATCACAACAACCTTTGTAGATGTGGATAATTTAGAGGAAGTGGAAGCAGCTATCAATGACAATACCAAGCTTGTCTTGATTGAAACCTTGGGGAATCCCTTGATTAACATTCCTGACTTGGAAAAATTGGCAGAGATTGCGCATAAACACCAGATTCCTCTCGTTTCGGACAACACTTTTGCCACACCATATTTGATTAACGTCTTCTCTCATGGTGTAGATATTGCCATTCACTCAGCAACCAAGTTTATCGGTGGACATGGTACGACTATTGGTGGAGTGATTGTCGATAGTGGTCGTTTTGACTGGGAGGCTTCAGGGAAGTTCCCTCAATTTGTTGAGGAAGACCCAAGTTACCATAACTTGAGCTATACTCGTGATGTGGGTGCAGCAGCCTTTATTATCGCTGTTCGTGTTCAATTGCTCCGTGATACAGGTGCTGCCTTGTCGCCATTTAATGCCTTTCTCTTGCTCCAAGGGCTTGAAACTCTCTCTCTTCGTGTTGAACGTCATGTGCAAAATGCAGAGAAAATTGTTGATTTCCTTGTAAATCATCCTAAGGTAGAGAAGGTAAATTATCCAAAACTAGCTGACAGTCCATATCATGCCTTGGCTGAGAAATATTTGCCAAAAGGTGTTGGTTCAATCTTTACCTTCCATGTTAAAGGCGGAGAGACAGAAGCTCGCAAGGTAATTGATAATTTGGAAATCTTCTCTGACCTTGCAAACGTGGCAGATGCCAAATCTCTTGTTGTCCATCCTGCGACAACCACTCACGGTCAATTGTCAGAAAAAGACCTAGAAGCAGCAGGTGTCACACCCAACCAAATCCGCTTGTCTATCGGACTTGAAAATGTAGAGGATTTGATTGAAGATTTGCGTTTGGCCTTGGAAAAAATTTAA
- a CDS encoding class A sortase, with translation MSHRRTKNKKSKKNKRRNLFINILAGFLILLSLALIFNSKIRDIFLVWNTNKYQVNQVTKENIDENLKTEGNFDFDSVKSISSEAVLASQWDAQKLPVIGGIAIPEVEINLPIFKGLDNVNLFYGAGTMKPDQRMGEGNYSLASHHIFTAENASQMLFSPLVNAKAGMKIYLTDKDKVYTYEITEVKRVTPDRVDEIEDRDGVKEITLVTCVDYNATERIIVKGIFKESKAYSETSEDILKAFNQPYRQRY, from the coding sequence ATGTCTCATAGAAGAACGAAAAATAAAAAGAGTAAGAAAAACAAGCGCAGAAATCTATTTATCAATATTTTAGCAGGTTTCTTAATTCTTCTTTCCCTAGCCTTGATTTTTAATTCAAAGATTCGTGATATCTTTTTGGTCTGGAATACCAATAAATACCAAGTCAATCAAGTCACTAAGGAAAATATAGATGAAAATCTAAAAACAGAAGGAAATTTTGATTTTGACTCTGTTAAGTCTATTTCATCTGAAGCTGTATTGGCTTCTCAATGGGATGCTCAGAAACTTCCCGTTATTGGAGGTATTGCTATTCCCGAAGTGGAGATTAACTTACCGATTTTTAAAGGGTTGGATAATGTAAACCTGTTCTACGGAGCAGGGACCATGAAACCAGACCAAAGAATGGGAGAAGGGAACTATTCTCTAGCTAGTCACCATATCTTTACTGCTGAAAATGCCAGTCAAATGCTCTTCTCACCTTTGGTCAATGCCAAAGCAGGTATGAAAATTTACCTGACGGATAAGGATAAAGTTTATACTTATGAGATTACAGAAGTTAAACGTGTTACACCAGACCGTGTAGATGAAATCGAAGATCGTGATGGCGTAAAAGAGATTACTTTGGTTACCTGTGTTGATTATAATGCGACTGAGCGTATAATCGTCAAAGGAATCTTTAAAGAATCAAAAGCTTATTCTGAGACTTCTGAGGATATTTTGAAGGCCTTTAATCAACCGTATAGACAACGATATTAA